From a single Nicotiana tabacum cultivar K326 chromosome 8, ASM71507v2, whole genome shotgun sequence genomic region:
- the LOC142163436 gene encoding uncharacterized protein LOC142163436, producing MNSLLHEEVDPKIVQGLSEMLDEHNILAKIFRMARDRYKQHPESVFRLRLLSDRTRDGRQYNIPTASEVAGLVIGDLTDENFQRDVIVEHRKNGLQRITDLHPSFMSMTYLLIHPYGEDGYRFGILLTDVINKTFAREKLTMRQFYCFRIHQRLNEAHTLLQAGRLLQQYAVDDAIVRGDSDCSMIGKTIILPSSHTGGPRYRVQNYQDAMAICRWAGYQDLFITFTCNQKWPEINEMLRLIGQESDDNRVDIICRVFQIKLFQLMQDLKKRQPFGKIIACLYTIEFQKRGLPHAHILLFLHPTLKSPSTDHIDRIIAAEIPDLDVDPDGYNAVKNFMMHGPCGELNPHCPCMRQGKCTKHFPKKFNDRTTFDSDGFPIYRIRNTSTQVKKNGANLDSRYVVPCNRDLLVKYDAHINVELCNYSRSVKYLFKYVHKGSDRATATIESTNTAAENDEIKKNLDCR from the exons ATGAATAGTCTGCTCCATGAAGAAGTTGATCCTAAAATTGTTCAGGGCTTATCCGAAATGCTGGACGAGCATAATATTTTGGCAAAAATATTTCGAATGGCAAGGGATAGATATAAACAACATCCTGAATCTGTTTTCCGTCTACGACTACTATCCGATAGGACAAGAGATGGCCGGCAATACAATATACCCACAGCCTCTGAAGTTGCAGGACTAGTAATTGGTGATCTTACTGATGAAAATTTTCAGCGAGATGTTATAGTAGAACATCGGAAAAACGGACTTCAAAGAATCACAGATTTGCACCCAAGTTTCATGTCTATGACTTACCTATTAATACACCCATATGGTGAAGATGGATATAGGTTTGGAATTCTTTTGACAGATGTAATCAACAAAACTTTCGCGAGAGAAAAATTGACAATGAGACAGTTCTACTGCTTCAGGATACACCAAAGACTTAACGAAGCGCACACTCTTCTACAAGCTGGTAGACTATTGCAGCAATACGCCGTGGATG ATGCTATTGTCCGAGGTGATTCTGATTGTTCAATGATAGGGAAAACCATTATCTTGCCTTCTTCACACACTGGGGGACCTCGATATAGGGTACAAAATTATCAAGATGCAATGGCAATTTGTAGGTGGGCGGGATATCAAGATTTGTTCATTACTTTCACTTGCAACCAAAAGTGGCCAGAAATAAATGAAATGCTCCGTTTAATTGGACAAGAGAGCGATGACAACCGGGTTGATATCATATGCAGAGTTTTCCAAATAAAATTGTTCCAGCTAATGCAAGATCTAAAAAAAAGGCAGCCTTTTGGAAAAATAATTGCAT GTTTATATACAATTGAGTTTCAGAAGAGAGGTTTACCTCATGCGCATATATTGCTCTTCCTGCATCCCACATTAAAAAGCCCCTCCACAGATCATATTGACAGAATAATAGCAGCAGAAATACCTGATTTGGATGTTGATCCTGACGGTTATAATGCTGTTAAGAACTTTATGATGCATGGACCTTGCGGAGAATTAAATCCACATTGCCCATGTATGAGGCAAGGAAAGTGCACGAAGCATTTTCCGAAGAAATTCAATGATCGAACAACTTTTGATTCAGATGGATTTCCTAtttataggataaggaacacaagtactcAAGTCAAGAAAAATGGCGCCAACTTAGACAGTAGATATGTTGTCCCTTGCAATAGGGATTTGCTTGTCAAATATGATGCACATATAAATGTCGAATTATGCAATTACTCAAGGTCTGTGAAGTACTTGTTCAAGTATGTCCATAAAGGGTCTGATAGAGCAACTGCAACTATAGAATCTACGAATACTGCTGCAGAAAATGATGAGATAAAAAAAAATCTAGACTGCAGATAG